The Candidatus Neomarinimicrobiota bacterium genome has a window encoding:
- a CDS encoding AAA family ATPase produces the protein MTKIIALANQKGGVGKTTSAVNIATGLAVSEKKTLLVDLDPQSNATTGLSDLIEPESSTIYDILINGTQIESGICKTSLDYLDVITSTHDLVGAEIELVGIIAREYRLRDSLATVVDNYGYILLDCPPSLGLLTINALSAADSILIPIQCEYFALEGLSQLLQTIRLVQRHLNKKLDIEGVLITMYDGRLNLSKQVEKEVRDHFKGSTFNTTIRRNVRLGEAPSFGKPILLYEANSPGAQDYLALVEEILERDNKASR, from the coding sequence TTGACTAAAATTATCGCACTGGCAAATCAGAAGGGTGGTGTCGGCAAGACAACTTCAGCCGTCAATATCGCTACCGGTTTGGCCGTTTCTGAAAAGAAGACGCTGCTGGTGGATCTCGATCCTCAGTCAAACGCAACCACCGGCCTTTCCGACTTGATTGAACCTGAATCCAGCACCATCTACGATATTCTGATTAACGGGACACAGATTGAAAGTGGAATCTGTAAAACGTCCCTTGACTACCTCGATGTCATCACCAGCACTCACGATCTTGTGGGGGCCGAGATTGAACTTGTCGGTATTATTGCCAGGGAATACCGTCTGAGAGATTCATTAGCGACGGTGGTGGATAACTATGGATATATCTTGCTGGACTGCCCCCCTTCACTCGGTTTGCTGACTATCAATGCACTCTCGGCAGCGGATTCGATTCTTATCCCTATTCAGTGTGAATACTTTGCGTTGGAAGGACTGAGCCAGCTTTTGCAAACAATCCGACTTGTGCAGCGACATCTGAATAAGAAGTTGGATATCGAGGGAGTGCTTATTACTATGTACGATGGCAGGCTTAACCTTTCGAAACAGGTTGAGAAGGAAGTCAGGGACCATTTCAAGGGAAGCACATTCAACACAACTATTCGCCGCAACGTCAGGTTGGGAGAAGCTCCCAGCTTTGGCAAGCCGATTCTGCTGTACGAGGCTAACTCACCGGGGGCGCAGGATTATCTGGCATTAGTAGAGGAGATACTGGAACGTGACAACAAAGCGTCTCGGTAG